From the genome of Varibaculum prostatecancerukia, one region includes:
- the dnaG gene encoding DNA primase gives MAGLIRREDIDQVRERARIDEIVGEHVALRPAGVGALKGLCPFHDERTPSFHVRPAQGYYHCFGCGEGGDVIKFVENIHHLSFTEAVQYLADKTGVTLHYEESGGGSRKDPNQVSRARIMEANRNAAQFFRSQLGSKEGEAARNFLSARGFDSDAAAKFSLGYAPNSWDALLTYLRKRGFTEPELAASGLFSRGQRGPYDRFRGRLIWPISNLTGEVVGFGARRLSDEDKGPKYLNTPETAAYKKSQVLYGIEMAKKAISKQRRIVVVEGYTDVMAAHLSGVECAVATCGTAFSAGHVQIVRRLLGDSADPAAGVLLSSGKARGGEVIFTFDGDAAGQKAALHAFGEDQAFASQTFVAIEPSGKDPCDLWQAQGASAVRALVDSRRPLFEFVLRTILKAHNLDTSEGRVTGLRAAAPVVGRIRDVALRSEYTRRLAGWVGMPEDEVRQIVQNTSRMQSRSTSVPGNIPSASPYASAAPGQSGNSAAPGAPAAITLPDSSDPVANLEQQALECLLQLPASLFGLGVETVSPAAFRVPMFSALFSAISSLGGLDKYAELWRGAEDELGRKGKRAVILANKRWVELLNEQVGQQLQSLLSALVVSPLPQDDSARLNDYARGVWGAMIRGDISRQMAETRARLQRCDPEDEQYQQIFSKLMNLENTRRNLQESK, from the coding sequence ATGGCGGGGTTAATTCGACGTGAAGATATCGATCAGGTGCGTGAGCGTGCCCGGATTGATGAAATCGTGGGGGAACACGTAGCTTTGCGTCCGGCCGGAGTCGGTGCCCTGAAAGGGCTTTGCCCCTTCCACGATGAACGCACCCCCTCATTTCATGTGCGCCCGGCTCAGGGATACTATCACTGCTTCGGATGTGGTGAGGGCGGAGACGTAATCAAGTTCGTTGAGAACATTCATCACCTTTCTTTTACCGAAGCGGTGCAATACCTGGCAGATAAAACTGGTGTTACCTTGCATTATGAAGAAAGCGGGGGAGGTAGCAGGAAAGATCCCAACCAGGTTTCGCGCGCGCGAATTATGGAAGCAAACCGCAACGCAGCGCAGTTTTTCCGCTCCCAGCTAGGGAGCAAAGAGGGAGAGGCGGCACGTAATTTTTTAAGCGCTCGCGGATTCGACTCCGATGCAGCCGCCAAGTTTTCTTTGGGATATGCCCCCAATTCCTGGGACGCGCTGCTTACTTATCTGCGAAAACGAGGGTTTACCGAACCGGAGTTAGCAGCGTCGGGTCTGTTCTCCCGGGGGCAACGCGGTCCCTATGACCGGTTTAGAGGGCGACTGATATGGCCAATATCGAACCTGACGGGAGAAGTAGTAGGTTTTGGAGCCCGCCGGTTATCGGACGAAGATAAAGGGCCAAAATACTTAAACACCCCCGAAACTGCGGCTTATAAGAAATCGCAGGTACTTTACGGTATCGAGATGGCTAAAAAGGCAATCAGTAAGCAGCGGCGGATAGTAGTAGTCGAAGGCTATACCGATGTAATGGCCGCCCATCTATCCGGGGTGGAATGTGCAGTCGCTACTTGCGGAACTGCTTTTTCCGCCGGACACGTGCAGATTGTTCGTCGCCTCCTGGGCGATAGCGCTGATCCAGCGGCCGGGGTCTTGCTTTCTTCCGGAAAAGCTCGCGGTGGGGAAGTAATATTTACTTTCGATGGCGATGCGGCCGGGCAAAAGGCGGCTCTGCACGCTTTTGGAGAAGACCAAGCCTTTGCTTCTCAAACTTTCGTGGCGATTGAGCCTTCGGGCAAAGACCCCTGCGATTTGTGGCAGGCACAAGGAGCCAGCGCGGTACGGGCGCTGGTGGATTCACGGCGTCCGCTTTTTGAGTTTGTTTTACGCACTATCCTAAAAGCTCACAACCTGGATACTTCCGAAGGTCGAGTGACCGGTTTACGAGCTGCTGCCCCCGTAGTGGGACGGATTCGGGATGTGGCACTGCGTTCGGAATATACCCGGCGTCTGGCCGGCTGGGTGGGGATGCCTGAGGACGAAGTACGCCAGATAGTGCAAAATACTTCCCGTATGCAATCCAGATCTACCTCTGTCCCAGGAAATATCCCCTCAGCTAGCCCCTACGCATCCGCGGCGCCTGGTCAAAGCGGAAACTCTGCCGCGCCGGGCGCGCCCGCGGCAATTACTTTGCCGGACAGCTCCGATCCGGTTGCCAATCTAGAGCAGCAAGCCTTGGAATGCCTATTGCAGCTCCCGGCCAGCCTTTTCGGCCTCGGAGTTGAGACGGTTTCCCCGGCAGCCTTTCGAGTTCCTATGTTTAGCGCCCTCTTTTCTGCCATTTCCAGCTTGGGAGGATTAGACAAATACGCGGAGTTGTGGCGAGGAGCCGAGGATGAACTGGGGAGAAAAGGGAAACGTGCGGTAATCCTGGCGAATAAACGTTGGGTTGAACTACTAAATGAACAGGTAGGGCAACAGTTACAAAGTTTGCTGTCCGCGCTGGTGGTTTCCCCGCTCCCGCAAGATGATTCCGCGCGTCTAAATGATTACGCGCGGGGAGTTTGGGGAGCGATGATTCGCGGTGACATCTCCCGCCAAATGGCGGAGACACGGGCGCGCCTGCAAAGATGCGACCCTGAAGATGAGCAGTATCAACAGATTTTTTCTAAATTAATGAACCTAGAAAATACCCGCCGTAACCTGCAAGAATCCAAATAA
- the dusB gene encoding tRNA dihydrouridine synthase DusB, with product MPTKLGEITVATPIALAPMAGVTNAPFRRICREQAVQALKDLGITSTDGPASGLYVCEMITARALVEGNSRTLDLIKPDTEETFRSVQLHGVDPETMYQGARMLVREGLADHLDINFGCPVPKVTRKGAGAALPWKIERFGQIVAAVVAGAKTGEKDSPRDHPVPVTAKIRIGIDAEHETYRDAGKLAQKVGASAVVLHGRSANQYYSGSANWEAIAQLKQDLEIPVWGNGDIFSAEDALAMLEQTGCAGVEIGRGCQGRPWLFYDLASALNGSDNRARPNLGQVCEMALRHTQMLSSWMGNQERALRDMRKHLGWYFRGFAVGGDFRRALTSANSLQELEQLFSTLDPALPYPPAAEGKRGRRGNPRKTHLPEGWLATREVDAAAARILEAAKLDTSLDQGGY from the coding sequence ATGCCCACTAAGCTCGGGGAAATTACGGTTGCTACTCCTATCGCTTTGGCGCCGATGGCGGGAGTAACCAACGCGCCTTTTCGCCGGATTTGCCGGGAGCAAGCAGTCCAAGCGCTCAAAGATTTAGGGATTACCTCTACTGATGGCCCGGCCAGCGGGCTTTATGTTTGTGAAATGATTACCGCCCGCGCCCTGGTGGAAGGCAACTCCCGCACTCTGGATTTGATTAAGCCAGACACGGAAGAGACGTTTCGTTCGGTGCAGCTACACGGGGTGGATCCGGAAACTATGTATCAAGGCGCCCGGATGTTGGTGCGCGAAGGTTTGGCCGATCACCTGGATATTAACTTTGGCTGTCCGGTTCCGAAAGTGACCCGTAAAGGTGCCGGGGCGGCTTTGCCTTGGAAAATAGAACGCTTTGGGCAAATAGTGGCGGCAGTGGTAGCTGGAGCAAAGACCGGAGAAAAAGATTCTCCGCGTGATCATCCCGTGCCGGTGACCGCAAAAATTCGTATTGGTATCGATGCCGAGCATGAAACCTATCGCGATGCTGGCAAATTGGCGCAGAAGGTAGGGGCGAGTGCGGTGGTGCTACACGGTCGCAGCGCCAATCAATACTATTCCGGCAGCGCCAACTGGGAGGCGATCGCCCAGTTGAAACAGGATTTAGAGATTCCAGTGTGGGGGAATGGGGATATTTTTTCTGCCGAGGACGCCTTGGCGATGCTGGAGCAAACCGGTTGCGCGGGAGTGGAGATCGGTCGCGGATGCCAGGGGAGACCGTGGCTTTTCTATGACCTGGCCAGCGCGCTTAACGGTTCGGATAACCGGGCTCGCCCCAACTTGGGACAGGTATGCGAAATGGCGTTGCGACACACCCAGATGCTGAGCTCCTGGATGGGAAACCAGGAACGGGCTTTGCGGGATATGCGGAAGCACCTGGGGTGGTATTTTCGGGGATTTGCAGTGGGGGGAGACTTCCGCCGCGCCCTCACCAGTGCTAATAGTTTGCAAGAGTTAGAGCAACTGTTTTCGACCCTAGATCCTGCTTTACCTTACCCTCCGGCAGCGGAGGGTAAGCGTGGCCGGAGGGGCAATCCCCGCAAGACCCACTTACCGGAGGGTTGGCTAGCAACCAGAGAGGTAGATGCGGCAGCTGCCCGGATTTTGGAAGCTGCAAAGCTGGATACTTCTCTAGACCAAGGCGGCTATTAG
- a CDS encoding diaminopimelate dehydrogenase — translation MTIKVAINGYGNLGRAVERAVNAASDMEAVAVFTRRDPKSLKTAGTPVYSLSKMADFEGKVDVCICCGGSATDLRTQGPAAVAYFNTVDSFDTHADIPAYFADMDAAAKKAGHSALISTGWDPGLFSIARALTGAVLPDGYTQTFWGRGVSQGHSDAIRRIEGVEGAVQYTVPNQEAMRAVESGENPQLTTADKHTRLCYVVAAPDADKEAIAREIKQMPKYFADYETTVNFISAEELARDHSGMPHGGEVIRVGHTREGIKHLARFQLQLDSNPDFTGSMVTASARALVRLHEHGHRGAASVLDLPPAWYSPLSPEQLRAELL, via the coding sequence ATGACAATAAAAGTAGCAATAAACGGATATGGCAACCTGGGGCGGGCAGTCGAAAGAGCAGTCAATGCCGCCAGCGATATGGAAGCGGTAGCGGTGTTTACCCGCCGCGATCCAAAGAGTCTGAAAACTGCCGGCACTCCGGTTTATTCTCTCTCAAAAATGGCTGATTTTGAGGGGAAAGTAGACGTATGTATTTGCTGTGGAGGCAGTGCCACCGATTTGCGCACCCAAGGCCCGGCCGCCGTCGCCTACTTTAATACCGTAGATTCTTTTGACACCCATGCCGATATTCCCGCCTATTTCGCGGATATGGATGCCGCCGCCAAGAAAGCCGGTCATTCTGCTCTGATTTCTACCGGCTGGGATCCCGGTTTATTCTCGATTGCCCGCGCCCTCACCGGAGCAGTCCTCCCGGACGGCTACACCCAGACTTTCTGGGGACGCGGAGTTTCCCAGGGTCACTCGGACGCTATTCGCCGCATTGAGGGTGTTGAGGGCGCAGTGCAATACACTGTCCCCAACCAAGAGGCGATGCGCGCGGTTGAAAGCGGTGAGAATCCTCAGCTAACTACGGCAGATAAACATACTCGGCTCTGCTACGTAGTGGCTGCTCCCGACGCCGATAAAGAAGCGATTGCCCGCGAAATCAAGCAAATGCCTAAGTATTTTGCAGACTATGAGACCACCGTTAACTTTATTTCCGCTGAGGAACTGGCGCGTGATCATTCGGGTATGCCGCACGGCGGGGAAGTGATTCGGGTGGGACATACCCGCGAGGGAATCAAACACTTGGCGCGTTTCCAGCTGCAGCTGGACTCCAACCCCGATTTCACCGGCTCTATGGTGACTGCCAGCGCCCGCGCTTTGGTGCGTCTGCATGAGCATGGCCACCGCGGAGCCGCCAGTGTCCTGGATCTGCCTCCCGCCTGGTATTCTCCGCTCTCCCCGGAGCAGCTGCGCGCCGAATTGCTATAG
- a CDS encoding DUF1540 domain-containing protein — translation MPGVNCSASDCAFNDNGCNAYAVTIAKGGCATFISLDEKGGLGKVNSQVGACQLADCKFNKHLLCQADSVKVGADEKCLTFATA, via the coding sequence ATGCCAGGAGTAAATTGTTCAGCTAGTGATTGTGCCTTTAACGACAATGGTTGCAACGCTTACGCGGTAACCATCGCAAAAGGTGGATGCGCAACCTTTATTTCTCTGGATGAAAAGGGCGGCCTTGGGAAAGTTAATTCCCAGGTTGGTGCTTGCCAGCTTGCAGATTGCAAGTTCAACAAACACCTGCTCTGCCAAGCTGATTCCGTTAAAGTTGGCGCCGATGAAAAGTGCCTGACCTTTGCCACTGCCTAG
- a CDS encoding deoxyguanosinetriphosphate triphosphohydrolase, producing METAPYSPRDRERFKTEPTKSSHRTDFARDRARIMYSSALRRLGAKTQVLGPATDSFIRTRLTHSIEVSQVGRSIAQEMGCDPDIVDAACQAHDLGHPPFGHNGERALDEVAKDIGGFEGNAQTFRLLTRLEPKVLSATGSPLGLNLTRATLDAVCKYPWLKGEGANSEYSRKKYNCYREDAEVFNWMRRFSPPHQRCLEAQIMDISDDIAYSVHDVEDGIQTGELDPATLGESKSLELVFKTATEWYGAAQGDELEEAWKRIHTLPGWLSSFDGSYRDMARLKNMTSQLIGCFCSAVSSATLQAAGTGPLHRYDADLVIPDATLAEIKLLKGIAAAYMMAPRETEPIYLAQRTTIYELADALWERPDELEEPHLSAWRQATDDDGRLRALVDQIASLTDTSANQWHARLCGMFRSV from the coding sequence ATGGAAACCGCGCCCTATTCTCCCCGTGACCGCGAGCGCTTCAAAACGGAGCCCACGAAATCTTCGCATCGCACCGATTTTGCCCGGGATCGGGCGCGGATTATGTATTCTTCGGCGCTGAGGCGGCTAGGGGCGAAAACCCAGGTTTTAGGGCCGGCGACTGATTCTTTTATCCGCACCCGGCTTACTCATTCCATCGAAGTTTCGCAGGTAGGCAGGTCGATCGCCCAAGAAATGGGGTGTGACCCCGATATCGTTGATGCCGCTTGCCAAGCCCATGACCTGGGGCATCCACCTTTCGGGCATAATGGGGAGCGGGCACTCGACGAAGTTGCCAAAGATATTGGCGGTTTTGAGGGGAACGCCCAAACCTTCCGCCTGCTTACCCGCCTCGAGCCGAAGGTTCTCAGCGCGACAGGCAGCCCTCTGGGGCTAAATCTCACCCGCGCCACTCTAGATGCGGTTTGTAAATATCCTTGGCTCAAAGGGGAGGGCGCTAATAGCGAATATTCGCGCAAAAAATACAATTGCTACCGCGAAGATGCCGAAGTTTTTAATTGGATGCGCAGGTTTTCGCCCCCGCACCAGCGCTGTCTAGAAGCGCAAATCATGGATATTTCCGACGATATTGCCTATTCGGTGCACGATGTAGAGGACGGTATTCAAACCGGGGAGCTAGACCCGGCTACCTTGGGGGAGAGCAAATCTTTAGAGTTGGTGTTTAAAACCGCGACTGAATGGTACGGAGCCGCGCAGGGTGACGAATTAGAAGAGGCCTGGAAACGGATACATACCCTACCGGGGTGGCTATCTAGTTTCGATGGCTCCTATCGCGATATGGCGCGGCTGAAAAATATGACTTCCCAACTGATAGGGTGCTTTTGCTCGGCAGTATCTTCCGCTACTTTGCAGGCGGCAGGAACCGGTCCCTTGCATCGCTACGATGCAGATCTTGTTATTCCGGATGCTACCCTCGCCGAAATTAAGCTCTTAAAAGGAATCGCTGCCGCCTATATGATGGCGCCGCGAGAAACTGAACCTATTTATTTAGCGCAACGCACCACTATCTATGAACTAGCCGATGCTCTCTGGGAACGGCCGGATGAGTTGGAAGAGCCCCATCTTAGCGCTTGGCGTCAGGCCACTGACGATGACGGCAGGTTGCGAGCCCTAGTTGATCAAATCGCCTCTTTGACCGACACTAGCGCTAACCAGTGGCACGCTCGCCTCTGTGGCATGTTCCGTTCAGTTTAG
- a CDS encoding metal ABC transporter ATP-binding protein, translating to MPVTETKGSLPFRAAGLSVALQGNLILNNINLQITSGTTVALCGENGSGKSTLVRAAVGLNPVSSGSLEIFGARPGEKNYPQALSRVGYVPQRKSNLGTVPATALEVVRSGLLRRGRLGPKRSDRERALNALEKVGLAQAAGKKFQFMSGGQQQRVLIARALVRQPEFLIMDEPMAGMDRQSAQSLANTIGQAKDAGKTMLIVLHEQGFLAPLIDRTITLVSGQLTGDSTNQNSRPELHEEAAEK from the coding sequence ATGCCAGTAACCGAGACTAAAGGATCTCTACCTTTTAGGGCGGCAGGGTTATCTGTCGCCCTTCAAGGCAATTTGATCCTGAACAATATTAACTTGCAGATTACCTCGGGCACCACGGTGGCGCTATGCGGAGAAAATGGCTCCGGAAAATCGACGCTGGTTAGAGCAGCGGTAGGGCTAAACCCAGTCAGTTCCGGCAGCTTAGAAATTTTTGGTGCCCGTCCCGGAGAGAAAAATTATCCTCAAGCCCTGTCCAGGGTGGGGTACGTTCCCCAACGTAAAAGCAATCTAGGAACGGTTCCGGCAACCGCCCTGGAGGTAGTGCGCTCCGGGTTGCTGCGACGAGGACGCCTCGGACCGAAACGCTCCGACCGGGAACGTGCCCTAAACGCTCTAGAAAAAGTGGGGTTAGCTCAGGCCGCCGGCAAAAAGTTTCAGTTTATGTCGGGAGGCCAACAACAGCGAGTACTGATTGCTCGCGCTCTGGTGCGCCAGCCTGAATTCCTGATTATGGATGAACCCATGGCCGGTATGGATCGTCAAAGCGCCCAAAGCCTAGCTAACACCATTGGTCAAGCTAAAGACGCCGGCAAAACCATGCTGATTGTGCTGCACGAACAAGGTTTCCTAGCACCCCTGATCGACCGGACTATCACTTTGGTGTCCGGGCAGTTGACCGGAGACAGCACTAACCAGAATTCACGGCCCGAGTTGCACGAGGAGGCAGCGGAAAAATGA
- a CDS encoding YibE/F family protein, whose protein sequence is MHQHLRRSGHSRPDPQSLRRARRVLTALIVPVLLAIIIGIVTLYSPKPLGDASQDWSQQGTNRLSGQVTGLDGKKCLIPGLKMPKGAADPTNGMPETQPLVCVKVLEGQWKDKIVPVRVPEESKSAIRVGTAVWMLYDTEAMATGTPFLFTDIKRGNALAIMAVLYVIIVVAVAGRRGFLALLGLLASTLVIVFFMLPALMAGQPPMLVTLAGVGAIMFLSVYLAHGITIRTTTALLGTILGLVVTVLLAYAGTRAAGLTGASDEDALILGTQLPALALPSLFMCGIVVAGLGALNDVTITQASAVWELDEANPQMPRRKLFSRAMRIGRDHIASTVYTLAFAYVGTALPTLILAMLSQRPFLELLTVSQIAEEIVRTLVASIGLVLAIPATTVVGTFLVKFVRASSGSVADLHSSSAKDSRVKEQVEPQTLGGDATTVVRTGGGRHAH, encoded by the coding sequence TTGCATCAGCACCTCCGTCGTTCCGGCCATTCTCGTCCGGATCCGCAGTCTCTACGCCGTGCGCGTCGCGTACTAACTGCACTGATAGTGCCGGTTTTACTGGCGATTATTATCGGTATCGTAACGCTTTACAGTCCGAAACCCTTAGGGGATGCCTCGCAGGACTGGTCTCAGCAGGGGACTAACCGTTTGAGTGGTCAGGTGACGGGCTTGGATGGAAAGAAATGTCTGATTCCGGGACTGAAAATGCCCAAGGGAGCAGCTGACCCCACTAACGGCATGCCGGAAACCCAGCCCTTGGTGTGTGTGAAAGTGCTGGAAGGGCAATGGAAGGACAAGATTGTCCCCGTTAGGGTTCCCGAAGAATCCAAGTCGGCGATTCGAGTAGGGACTGCGGTGTGGATGCTCTATGACACCGAAGCTATGGCCACCGGTACGCCCTTCCTGTTTACCGATATTAAACGGGGGAACGCCTTGGCGATTATGGCGGTCCTGTACGTGATAATTGTGGTGGCGGTAGCCGGCAGGCGCGGCTTCTTGGCGCTACTGGGGCTGCTGGCCTCGACCCTGGTGATTGTGTTTTTTATGCTACCGGCGCTAATGGCTGGGCAACCTCCGATGCTGGTTACCTTGGCGGGGGTAGGGGCGATAATGTTCCTATCGGTCTACCTGGCGCACGGGATTACCATTCGCACCACCACCGCGCTGCTAGGTACCATCTTGGGGCTGGTAGTTACGGTTTTATTGGCTTACGCGGGTACGCGAGCGGCGGGACTTACCGGAGCTAGCGATGAGGATGCGTTGATTCTTGGCACCCAGCTGCCGGCTCTAGCACTGCCTTCCCTGTTTATGTGTGGAATCGTAGTGGCTGGTTTAGGCGCTCTAAATGACGTGACCATTACCCAGGCATCGGCGGTTTGGGAACTCGATGAGGCTAATCCCCAAATGCCGCGGCGAAAACTATTTTCCCGGGCAATGCGGATTGGACGCGACCACATTGCCTCTACGGTGTATACGTTGGCTTTCGCCTATGTAGGAACTGCGCTGCCTACTTTGATTTTGGCGATGTTATCGCAGCGTCCCTTCTTAGAACTGCTCACGGTCTCCCAGATAGCCGAGGAAATCGTGCGTACCCTGGTGGCTTCCATCGGATTAGTGCTGGCGATCCCCGCGACTACCGTGGTGGGGACTTTCCTCGTAAAATTCGTGCGGGCTTCCTCTGGGTCAGTCGCGGATTTACATTCGTCTTCCGCGAAAGATTCACGAGTGAAGGAGCAGGTAGAGCCGCAGACGTTAGGTGGGGACGCAACAACGGTAGTGCGTACAGGAGGCGGTCGGCATGCCCACTAA
- a CDS encoding glycine--tRNA ligase has product MAETPSNLDSVINLAKRRGFVYPCGEIYGGTRSAWDYGPLGVELKENIKRQWWNRIVRSRADVVGLDSSVILPTKVWEASGHLKAFTDPLIECTACHTRHRQDDLQEAYAEKHQLPSADEVSMEDVPCPACGKRGQWTEPRAFSGLLKTFLGPVDDEKGLHFLRPETAQGIFINFANVMSSARMKPPFGIGQIGKSFRNEITPGNFIFRTREFEQMELEFFVEPGTDEEWHQYWIDERLDWYQNLGISRDNLRLYEHPKEKLSHYSKRTVDIEYAFGFQGSKWGELEGIANRTDYDLGVHQQVSGKNLDYFDQTKGERWIPYVIEPSAGLTRSLMAFMVEAYCEDEAPNAKGGVDKRTVLRLDPRLAPVKVAVLPLSRKDELTGPAQEIAQDLRANWNIEYDQAGQVGRRYRRQDEIGTPFCVTYDFQSGEDQCVTVRDRDSMEQERVKIAELTNYLATRLVGC; this is encoded by the coding sequence GTGGCTGAAACGCCCTCGAATTTGGATAGTGTTATCAATCTGGCAAAGCGACGCGGCTTTGTGTACCCCTGCGGTGAAATCTATGGTGGAACCCGCTCTGCCTGGGACTATGGCCCCTTAGGGGTAGAGCTCAAGGAAAACATCAAGCGACAGTGGTGGAACCGGATAGTGCGTTCGCGCGCCGATGTGGTGGGCCTGGATTCCTCGGTTATTTTGCCGACCAAAGTCTGGGAAGCCTCCGGTCACCTCAAAGCTTTCACTGATCCTTTGATTGAATGCACTGCTTGTCATACTCGCCACCGCCAGGATGACCTGCAGGAAGCCTATGCGGAAAAGCATCAGCTGCCCTCCGCCGACGAGGTTTCGATGGAGGATGTTCCTTGTCCTGCTTGTGGAAAGCGGGGACAGTGGACGGAGCCGCGCGCCTTCTCGGGATTGCTGAAAACTTTCCTGGGGCCGGTTGACGATGAAAAGGGTCTGCACTTCCTGCGTCCGGAAACCGCGCAAGGTATTTTTATTAACTTTGCGAACGTGATGTCCTCTGCCCGAATGAAACCACCCTTTGGAATCGGACAGATTGGCAAATCCTTCCGTAACGAGATCACACCGGGCAACTTCATTTTCCGTACCCGCGAGTTTGAGCAGATGGAACTGGAGTTCTTCGTAGAACCGGGAACCGATGAAGAATGGCATCAATACTGGATCGATGAACGTCTCGATTGGTACCAGAACTTGGGGATAAGCAGAGATAACTTGCGTCTATACGAACACCCCAAAGAAAAACTTTCTCACTACTCCAAGCGCACTGTCGATATCGAATATGCCTTCGGATTCCAGGGATCCAAGTGGGGTGAACTAGAGGGTATCGCTAACCGTACCGACTATGACCTGGGTGTTCATCAGCAGGTTTCGGGTAAGAATCTGGACTACTTCGACCAGACAAAGGGAGAGCGCTGGATACCCTACGTGATAGAGCCTTCAGCGGGACTTACTCGTTCTCTGATGGCGTTTATGGTGGAAGCCTATTGTGAAGATGAAGCACCCAATGCCAAGGGGGGAGTGGATAAGCGCACGGTGCTGCGCCTGGATCCGCGTCTTGCCCCGGTGAAGGTCGCAGTTCTGCCCCTTTCCCGCAAGGATGAGCTAACTGGACCGGCTCAAGAGATTGCCCAAGATTTGCGAGCCAACTGGAATATCGAGTATGACCAGGCCGGACAGGTAGGCCGGAGGTACCGCCGTCAAGACGAAATCGGTACCCCCTTCTGTGTCACCTATGACTTCCAGTCGGGCGAGGACCAGTGCGTGACCGTGCGTGACCGTGACTCCATGGAGCAAGAACGGGTAAAGATTGCGGAGCTAACCAACTACTTAGCAACCCGCCTGGTGGGCTGCTAA
- a CDS encoding DUF4352 domain-containing protein, giving the protein MEEKKKKRWPWIVGAIVLVVAIAGFFGGNKGDSGNSAQTDSAAQTQNSKAAETKEDESYSLGKEFKVGDWTVTVVSVDEPVSDVGKNEFAEGAKAQGHFIPVKMKAKNDGSKSATFFADSVKLKDSDGKEFSYSSDAAIWGTEQGGMILEDVNPGNTVEGVLWFDTPTDATISEVVFSGGLLDKSVSVPVK; this is encoded by the coding sequence ATGGAAGAAAAGAAAAAGAAACGCTGGCCCTGGATAGTAGGCGCTATCGTCCTGGTAGTGGCGATTGCAGGCTTTTTTGGCGGCAATAAGGGTGACAGCGGAAACTCGGCTCAAACCGATTCGGCTGCGCAGACTCAAAACAGCAAGGCTGCTGAAACAAAGGAAGATGAGTCCTACTCTCTAGGAAAAGAATTCAAAGTCGGAGATTGGACTGTCACAGTTGTTTCGGTTGATGAACCGGTATCTGACGTGGGTAAAAATGAGTTTGCTGAAGGAGCCAAAGCTCAGGGGCATTTTATTCCGGTTAAAATGAAAGCCAAAAATGATGGCTCTAAGTCCGCTACTTTTTTTGCCGACAGTGTGAAGCTAAAAGATAGTGATGGTAAAGAGTTTTCCTACAGCAGCGACGCCGCAATTTGGGGAACTGAGCAGGGTGGAATGATCCTAGAAGATGTTAACCCCGGAAATACGGTTGAGGGAGTGCTTTGGTTTGATACTCCAACTGATGCAACTATCTCGGAAGTTGTTTTCAGTGGCGGGTTGCTAGATAAGTCTGTGAGTGTCCCCGTCAAATAG
- a CDS encoding metal ABC transporter substrate-binding protein, whose amino-acid sequence MRKIICAAAIGALALTGCSAGAKGEQSGKVDAVASFYPLAYVTSQVGGDLVQVTNLTPSGEAHEVELSAKDLTTMSRADALIYLSGFQAAVDDAVKEAAPKNTLDVAKAAQLKKLSAKEAAEHEEEHEHKHEDKHEADHEGEHQEEAGHDQHHHGAFDPHFWLDPQRLSQVVPQVVAILSKADPKHSDTFKKNGKALQDKLAVLDKEYRAGLTKCATPTAVTAHEAYGYLADRYGFEQVGVKGVDPEAETSLTRLQEVANIAKAKKVNVLFSESALGDKDTKTLAEQLGIKSEVLDPLEIQVDKNRDYLQVMQDNLGKLSKAMKCQ is encoded by the coding sequence ATGCGAAAAATAATCTGCGCCGCTGCGATCGGCGCTTTAGCACTAACGGGTTGTTCTGCAGGTGCAAAAGGCGAGCAAAGTGGAAAAGTCGATGCCGTCGCCTCTTTCTATCCTCTGGCCTACGTAACCAGCCAAGTTGGTGGGGATTTGGTGCAGGTAACTAACCTGACGCCCTCGGGAGAAGCCCACGAAGTAGAGCTATCCGCGAAAGACCTGACCACTATGTCTCGTGCCGACGCCCTGATCTATCTGTCCGGATTCCAGGCAGCCGTCGATGACGCGGTAAAAGAAGCGGCTCCCAAGAATACTTTGGATGTAGCCAAAGCCGCCCAACTCAAGAAACTTTCAGCCAAAGAAGCCGCCGAGCACGAAGAAGAACACGAACATAAACACGAGGACAAGCATGAAGCTGACCACGAGGGCGAGCACCAGGAAGAAGCCGGTCACGACCAGCACCACCACGGCGCTTTTGATCCGCACTTTTGGTTAGATCCCCAGCGGCTATCCCAAGTGGTACCCCAGGTGGTTGCCATCCTCAGCAAGGCCGACCCCAAACACAGTGATACTTTTAAGAAAAATGGGAAGGCACTGCAAGATAAACTGGCTGTCCTAGATAAGGAATACCGCGCTGGCCTGACTAAATGCGCCACCCCCACCGCAGTTACTGCCCACGAAGCCTACGGATATCTGGCGGATCGTTACGGATTCGAGCAGGTGGGGGTAAAAGGGGTCGATCCCGAAGCCGAAACTTCGCTCACTCGCCTACAGGAAGTTGCCAACATTGCGAAAGCCAAAAAAGTCAACGTATTGTTTTCGGAGAGCGCCCTCGGCGATAAAGACACCAAGACTTTAGCCGAGCAGCTGGGGATTAAGTCCGAGGTACTTGACCCCTTGGAAATCCAAGTAGATAAGAACCGAGATTACCTGCAGGTAATGCAGGACAATCTGGGAAAACTAAGTAAAGCGATGAAATGCCAGTAA